The following is a genomic window from bacterium.
AAGGGACCAAGCCCTTAATAAATTATAAACCCTTTTTGCACCTATTTCTGGATTTAATCTTTTCGTAAGATATGGGTCCTGTGTTGCTATTCCCCAATTACATTTTCCAGTATAACATTTTTGACATAAATGACACCCAAGAGAGATTAAGGCAGCAGTTCCTATATAAACAGCATCAGCACCAAGAGCAATCGCTTTTATAACATCAGAACTTTTTCTAAAACCACCTGCTGCTATTATTGAGGCATTATTTCTTATGCCTTCTTCTCTTAATCTCTGGTCAACAACCGCGATTGCAATTTCAATAGGAATTCCAACATTGTCTCTTATTATTTTTGGTGCTGCTCCTGTCCCACCTCTTACACCATCAATAACTATATAATCAACACCAGCCCTTACTATTCCACTTGCAATTGGAGCAACATTATGAACTGCTGCAATTTTAACTCCAACAGGTTTTTTATAAGAAGTTGCCTCTTTTAATGCAAATATAAGTTGTTTTAAATCCTCAATTGAATATATGTCATGATGTGGTGCAGGAGATAAAGCATCTGTTCCCTCTGGTATCATTCTTGTTTTACTTATTTGTTCTGTTACTTTTTCTCCTGGAAGATGCCCTCCAATTCCTGGTTTTGCTCCTTGACCTATTTTAATCTCAATTGCACCTGCTTTTTCAAGATAATCAATATTAACTCCAAATCTACCACTTGCAACTTGAACAATACATCTATCCGCATATTCATATAATTCTTCAGGTAAACCACCTTCTCCTGTATTCCAGTAAGTTCCAAAATCTTTTGCTGCCTTTGCAAGTGATTTCATTGCATTTAAAGATATTGAACCAAAACTCATAGCAGAAAACATAATCGGTGTCTCAAGTTCAAGTTGTGGAGGAATTTTTGTTTTTAAAATTAAATTTCCATTTTTAAATTCATACTCAATTCTATCAGGTTTTCTTCCTATGAATGTCTTCAATTCCATTGGTTCTCTTAAAGGGTCTATTGAAGGATTTGTAACCTGGGATGCATTAAGAAGTATATGGTCAAAATAATTTTTATAATGTTTATCACATCCCATTCCTGTCAAAATAACTCCTCCTGTTTCTGCTTGCTTTTGAATATCCACAATATATTCTTTTTTCCAGTGATAATTCTCTTTTATATCAGAAGTATTTCTTTTAATTTCTATTGCTTCTGTTGGACATATACTTTCACAAAAATGGCATCCTACACATTTAGAATTATCATTTCTTACAATGTCAAACTCCTCATCATAAATATGAACATCATTAGAACACATACGAACGCATGCT
Proteins encoded in this region:
- a CDS encoding glutamate synthase-related protein, encoding MAKVKKISEFVVDRDLEKCIKCQACVRMCSNDVHIYDEEFDIVRNDNSKCVGCHFCESICPTEAIEIKRNTSDIKENYHWKKEYIVDIQKQAETGGVILTGMGCDKHYKNYFDHILLNASQVTNPSIDPLREPMELKTFIGRKPDRIEYEFKNGNLILKTKIPPQLELETPIMFSAMSFGSISLNAMKSLAKAAKDFGTYWNTGEGGLPEELYEYADRCIVQVASGRFGVNIDYLEKAGAIEIKIGQGAKPGIGGHLPGEKVTEQISKTRMIPEGTDALSPAPHHDIYSIEDLKQLIFALKEATSYKKPVGVKIAAVHNVAPIASGIVRAGVDYIVIDGVRGGTGAAPKIIRDNVGIPIEIAIAVVDQRLREEGIRNNASIIAAGGFRKSSDVIKAIALGADAVYIGTAALISLGCHLCQKCYTGKCNWGIATQDPYLTKRLNPEIGAKRVYNLLRAWSLEIKEMLGGMGINAIESLRGNREQLRGIDLNEIELKMLGIKHAGEAW